A section of the Castanea sativa cultivar Marrone di Chiusa Pesio chromosome 12, ASM4071231v1 genome encodes:
- the LOC142618206 gene encoding kunitz type trypsin inhibitor 106-like, with translation MKSMRLIGSLSCLMLVMAISAVAQPSSSPAPVLDSAGRPIQRGVEYYINPAITDNGGRFTLIDRNDSCPLYVGQENGYGSGSGLPVIFTPFVEGETVIRENRDFRVVFSAATICVQSTAWKLGETDPETKRRLIVTGEDQSTRGTANYFRIEKASVGGDIYQISWCPTDVCPTCRFNCGTVGNLVENEKRLLALDGNVIPVTFERKA, from the coding sequence ATGAAGTCGATGAGATTGATTGGAAGCCTTAGCTGCCTAATGCTAGTGATGGCCATATCTGCAGTAGCTCAACCATCATCCTCACCCGCACCGGTGCTTGACAGTGCCGGGCGTCCTATTCAACGTGGTGTAGAATACTACATCAATCCTGCTATTACTGACAATGGCGGTCGTTTCACCTTGATTGATCGAAATGACTCATGCCCCCTTTATGTTGGGCAGGAAAATGGCTATGGCTCAGGGTCAGGTCTCCCTGTCATCTTCACACCTTTCGTGGAGGGAGAGACAGTGATTAGGGAGAATAGAGACTTTAGGGTTGTTTTCTCAGCGGCCACAATCTGTGTTCAGTCGACTGCATGGAAGTTAGGCGAAACGGACCCCGAGACTAAAAGGAGATTAATTGTCACTGGAGAAGACCAAAGCACACGAGGAACCGCAAATTACTTTCGGATAGAGAAAGCTAGTGTTGGAGGTGATATCTACCAGATTTCATGGTGTCCTACAGATGTTTGTCCTACTTGTAGGTTTAACTGTGGTACTGTAGGTAACTTGGTTGAGAATGAAAAGAGGTTGTTAGCCTTGGATGGTAATGTGATTCCTGTTACCTTTGAGAGAAAGGCTTAA
- the LOC142620150 gene encoding uncharacterized protein LOC142620150: MGLPEESGLRESLTLRPSKDMRQLMRHIEEYKHLEDDWLQTRGKAPITIHPRNTGFNPRLRKDLRIQESGPPIVGVNAAFREPVHRIIDRIKNEPYFKRPNRMVSDSSRRNQNLYCTYHRDKGHTTEQCRVLKDHLEKLVKARYLKEFLVETGNQEAGQEGRLRRNPLPPLLGVIEVIHAVPRAIRALAKRRVLAVISAEDSTSEQSPRKRTRYTRQPIVFDDNDLEGTTQPHHDALIVTACIRGCIVKRIMVD, from the coding sequence ATGGGGTTACCCGAAGAGTCCGGGTTGAGGGAATCATTGACCTTGAGGCCTTCCAAAGATATGAGGCAGTTGATGAGGCATATCGAGGAGTATAAACACTTAGAGGACGATTGGCTACAGACTAGGGGGAAGGCCCCTATCACCATTCATCCTCGGAATACTGGCTTCAACCCCAGACTTAGGAAGGATTTAAGAATTCAAGAATCCGGCCCGCCAATTGTGGGAGTCAATGCAGCATTTAGGGAGCCTGTGCATAGAATCATTGACAGGATAAAAAATGAGCCGTATTTCAAACGACCGAACAGGATGGTTAGCGATTCGTCCAGAAGAAACCAGAATTTGTATTGCACTTACCACAGAGACAAGGGGCACACCACCGAGCAGTGCAGAGTATTGAAAGACCACTTGGAAAAACTAGTGAAGGCGAGGTATTTGAAAGAATTTCTGGTGGAAACGGGTAATCAGGAAGCAGGGCAAGAAGGTCGACTGCGTCGCAACCCTCTCCCACCCCTTTTAGGAGTAATAGAGGTCATCCATGCAGTGCCGAGGGCCATTAGAGCACTCGCAAAGAGGAGGGTGCTGGCCGTGATATCGGCGGAGGACAGCACAAGTGAACAGTCCCCGAGGAAGAGGACGAGGTACACTAGACAACCCATAGTGTTCGACGACAATGACCTGGAGGGCACCACTCAACCACACCACGACGCTCTAATAGTCACGGCTTGCATAAGGGGTTGCATAGTGAAGAGAATAATGGTAGATTAG